A window of the Lactuca sativa cultivar Salinas chromosome 7, Lsat_Salinas_v11, whole genome shotgun sequence genome harbors these coding sequences:
- the LOC111905770 gene encoding thiamine phosphate phosphatase-like protein encodes MAPAKPMPTVVGEMTIIWDFDRTIMDDDSDRWVVVEMGLTQLFNQLRQTLPWNSLMDRMMEELHSQGKTIEDIINCLNRVPLDPHIISAIKSAHALGCDLKVLSDANKFFIETILKNHGVYECFSEIITNPTFVDKEGRLRIFPYHGSTLPPHGCDLCPPNLCKGLVLNQIEDSMLESKQVIIYIGDGGGDFCPTLKLEEKDHVMPRKNFPLHHLISKSSVPIKPKVHEWSNGEELNKILLHLIHPVTTNPAD; translated from the exons ATGGCGCCGGCGAAACCAATGCCTACAGTCGTCGGAGAAATGACGATCATATGGGATTTTGATCGAACGATTATGGACGACGATAGTGATCGCTGGGTGGTGGTAGAAATGGGTTTGACCCAATTGTTTAATCAGCTTCGCCAGACATTGCCATGGAATTCTCTCATG GATCGTATGATGGAGGAGCTACATTCTCAGGGAAAAACAATCGAAGACATCATAAACTGTTTAAATCGTGTTCCTTTAGATCCACATATCATTTCAGCCATTAAATCAGCTCATGCTCTTGG ATGTGATTTGAAGGTACTCAGTGATGCTAACAAGTTCTTCATAGAAACAATCTTGAAAAACCATGGAGTTTATGAATGCTTTTCTGAGATCATTACAAACCCTACTTTTGTTGATAAAGAAGGCAGACTTCGAATCTTTCCTTATCATGGTTCAACTTTGCCTCCCCATGGCTGTGATCTTTGTCCCCCAAATTTGTGCAAG GGGTTAGTTTTGAATCAAATAGAAGATTCAATGTTGGAATCAAAGCAGGTGATAATCTACATTGGAGATGGTGGAGGTGATTTTTGTCCAACTTTGAAGCTTGAAGAAAAAGACCATGTGATGCCTAGAAAAAACTTCCCATTACATCATCTCATTTCCAAATCATCTGTACCTATTAAGCCAAAAGTTCATGAATGGAGTAATGGGGAAGAACTCAACAAGATTCTGCTTCACCTTATTCATCCTGTCACCACTAATCCAGCAGACTGA
- the LOC111906183 gene encoding putative germin-like protein 2-1 produces MACVFIFLALVFSMAMAADHSPLQDFCVADMNAQVMVNGFACKNPSSVQANDFSFAGLHMMGNTSNALGSRVTPVFVTQLPGLNTLGISMARIDYAPWGINQPHTHPRATEILTVLEGSLEVGFVTSNPENRHITKVLYKGDVFVFPVNLVHYQRNVGKTNAIAIAALSSQNPGVIPIANVIFGSKPDISTDILAKAFQASDDVISAIQIKF; encoded by the exons ATGGCTTGTGTTTTCATCTTTCTGGCTCTCGTTTTCTCTATGGCCATGGCAGCCGACCACAGTCCTCTTCAAGATTTCTGCGTTGCAGACATGAACGCTCAAG TTATGGTGAACGGATTTGCTTGCAAAAACCCGAGTTCGGTTCAAGCCAACGACTTCTCCTTTGCTGGACTACACATGATGGGAAATACCTCAAATGCCCTTGGCTCACGGGTAACCCCAGTTTTTGTGACACAATTGCCAGGACTCAACACTTTGGGAATCTCAATGGCTCGTATTGATTACGCTCCATGGGGGATTAACCAACCTCACACGCATCCTCGTGCCACTGAAATCTTGACTGTTTTGGAAGGAAGTCTTGAGGTTGGATTTGTCACATCAAACCCTGAAAACCGTCATATTACTAAAGTTCTATATAAAGGTGATGTTTTTGTTTTCCCAGTAAACCTTGTACATTACCAAAGAAATGTTGGAAAGACGAATGCCATTGCAATCGCAGCATTGAGTAGTCAGAATCCTGGTGTGATTCCCATTgcaaatgtgatttttggctcGAAACCAGATATATCAACTGATATTCTTGCCAAGGCCTTCCAAGCTAGTGATGATGTTATCAGTGCTATTCAGATCAAGTTTTAG